The following are encoded together in the Ovis aries strain OAR_USU_Benz2616 breed Rambouillet chromosome X, ARS-UI_Ramb_v3.0, whole genome shotgun sequence genome:
- the LOC101111345 gene encoding serine/arginine-rich splicing factor 10, translating to MELLSPLVSLRRLNTGVMSRYLHPRNTSLFVRNVADDTRSEDLRQEFGRYGPIVDVYVPLDFYTRRPRGFAYVQFEDVRDAKDALHNLDRKWICGRQIEIQFAQGDRKTPNQMKAKEGRNVYSSSRYDDYDRYRCSRSRSYDRRRSRSRSFDYNYRRSYSPRNSRPTGRPRRSRSHSDNDRPNCSWNTQYSSAYYTSRKI from the coding sequence ATGGAGTTGCTGAGCCCGTTAGTGTCCCTGCGGAGACTCAACACCGGCGTCATGTCCCGGTACCTGCACCCCCGCAACACGTCTCTCTTCGTGAGGAACGTGGCCGATGATACCAGGTCTGAAGACTTACGTCAGGAATTTGGTCGTTATGGTCCTATAGTTGATGTGTATGTTCCACTTGATTTCTACACTCGCCGTCCAAGAGGATTTGCATATGTTCAGTTTGAGGATGTTCGTGATGCCAAAGATGCTTTACATAATTTGGACAGAAAGTGGATTTGTGGACGCCAAATTGAAATACAGTTTGCACAGGGGGATCGAAAGACTCCAAATCAGATGAAAGCCAAGGAAGGGAGGAATGTGTATAGTTCTTCACGCTATGATGATTATGACAGATACAGATGTTCTAGAAGCCGAAGTTATGACAGAAGAAGATCAAGAAGTCGGTCCTTCGATTACAACTATAGAAGATCTTATAGTCCTAGAAACAGTAGACCGACTGGAAGACCACGGCGTAGCAGAAGCCATTCCGACAATGATAGACCAAACTGCAGCTGGAATACCCAGTACAGTTCTGCTTACTACACTTCAAGAAAGATCTGA